A window of Acinetobacter sp. TR3 contains these coding sequences:
- a CDS encoding alpha/beta hydrolase — protein MTRFMLSMLILMSLNSATQANFFKFQTLAKVESLKNIAYGHDSQQMMDIYFPSKPHTDNNLAPIIVMVHGGAWSIGDKNNAAVVKNKVDYWCKQGWLLISVNYRLVPNATVQQQTQDISNALLYIQKHANDWHANSKRLILVGHSAGAHLVSLVTVRPSWLTPQPQPWRATIALDSAAYDIEKIMQNRHARFYDRAFGQQPENWKALSPILQLHQSLPAFLAVCSTTRPDQPCIQAQQFIQQVQKLGTSAQLLSLPLSHREINRSLGEDNKYTQQVNHFIESH, from the coding sequence ATGACAAGATTTATGCTATCCATGTTGATCTTGATGAGTTTGAATTCAGCAACTCAGGCAAATTTTTTCAAGTTCCAAACATTAGCAAAAGTAGAATCACTTAAAAATATTGCTTACGGTCATGATTCCCAACAAATGATGGATATCTATTTCCCATCTAAACCACACACCGATAATAATCTAGCTCCAATCATCGTTATGGTGCATGGTGGTGCTTGGAGTATCGGTGATAAAAATAATGCTGCTGTAGTGAAAAATAAAGTCGATTATTGGTGTAAACAAGGGTGGCTTTTGATCTCCGTTAATTACCGATTAGTTCCAAATGCAACCGTACAGCAACAGACTCAAGATATATCAAACGCTTTACTCTATATTCAAAAACATGCAAATGATTGGCATGCAAACTCAAAACGGCTTATTTTGGTAGGACATTCTGCTGGTGCACATTTAGTTAGCTTGGTTACTGTACGGCCCTCGTGGTTAACTCCACAACCGCAACCTTGGCGAGCAACCATTGCCTTAGATAGTGCTGCTTACGATATCGAAAAGATCATGCAAAATCGGCATGCTCGATTTTATGATCGAGCCTTTGGTCAACAACCTGAGAACTGGAAAGCCCTATCTCCGATCTTACAACTACATCAAAGTTTACCTGCATTTCTCGCTGTTTGCTCAACCACTCGCCCTGATCAACCCTGTATACAGGCTCAACAATTTATTCAGCAAGTACAAAAACTTGGGACATCCGCACAATTATTATCACTCCCACTTTCACATCGTGAAATAAATAGATCTTTGGGAGAAGATAATAAATATACACAACAAGTGAATCACTTTATAGAATCCCACTAA
- a CDS encoding YMGG-like glycine zipper-containing protein: MKKTIGLISTLVLSTLMFTGCQNMSASDQRIGAAALGGAVGGGVGNHVGGGLGAGVGAAAGAGVGANAKGGSSNSTTSSAIGAGIGSVIGKSIFGGDTGAAIGGAIGGGAGAAIQEKKK, from the coding sequence ATGAAAAAAACAATTGGTTTAATTTCAACATTAGTATTATCTACTTTAATGTTTACAGGCTGCCAAAACATGAGCGCATCTGATCAGCGTATTGGTGCAGCAGCATTGGGTGGTGCAGTTGGTGGTGGTGTTGGTAATCATGTAGGTGGTGGCTTAGGAGCGGGTGTAGGTGCAGCAGCAGGTGCTGGTGTAGGTGCAAATGCCAAGGGTGGTAGTAGTAATTCAACCACAAGTAGTGCAATTGGTGCAGGTATTGGTTCTGTAATTGGTAAGTCTATTTTTGGTGGCGATACTGGTGCAGCGATTGGTGGTGCAATCGGTGGTGGCGCAGGAGCTGCAATCCAAGAAAAGAAAAAGTAA
- a CDS encoding DUF4442 domain-containing protein, producing MKDFLKKIRTIPAISKFMLNHYSPYRGAGIAIETFDLDRYFIRVKMPLTRKNRNIVGTHFGGSLYSMVDPFYMLILMHHLGHKYIVWDKSASINFLSPGRSEVVADIKLSKNEIDEIKRLSENYEPVLRHYTLNILDDAGTRIAEVEKILYIRRKKPKASSLG from the coding sequence ATGAAAGATTTTTTAAAAAAAATTCGAACCATTCCAGCGATTTCTAAATTTATGCTGAATCATTACTCCCCTTACCGTGGTGCAGGCATTGCAATCGAAACATTTGATCTTGATCGTTACTTCATTCGTGTCAAAATGCCACTGACTAGAAAAAATCGTAATATTGTCGGGACACATTTTGGGGGCAGTTTATATTCGATGGTTGATCCCTTTTATATGCTGATTCTCATGCATCATTTAGGGCATAAATATATTGTTTGGGATAAAAGTGCTTCTATTAATTTCCTGTCACCTGGTCGTAGTGAGGTCGTTGCCGACATTAAACTGAGTAAAAATGAAATTGATGAAATCAAACGATTATCAGAAAATTATGAACCTGTTTTACGTCATTACACGCTCAATATTTTAGATGATGCAGGAACACGAATTGCAGAGGTTGAAAAAATTTTATATATACGCCGGAAGAAGCCCAAAGCAAGTTCTTTGGGATGA
- a CDS encoding alpha/beta fold hydrolase: MQAQVKTVTTSDQQSLCVKTWGDEKKTPLVLVHGYPDNQEVWEPIIEQLVDDYYVVTYDVRGAGLSSIPKRIKDYRLPRLSLDLQEVVDEVLPNRNFHMAAHDWGSLQSWESATEPKLKGRLLSYTTISGPCLDHASLYLREKFKSAPSNVLKMLTKSWYIGAFHLPLVAPTVWTFFSPEKWGKILSGLEKKQNLPLNANIVSDGKYGINLYRANFIPSLTQPRQRYAQCPVQAIVLKRDAFVSPEYITESMPKWVENFEYVELDANHWAVLSQPTKIAELIRHFVKRQTV; the protein is encoded by the coding sequence ATGCAAGCACAAGTAAAAACAGTAACCACTTCTGACCAACAAAGCCTCTGTGTCAAAACATGGGGTGATGAAAAGAAAACACCATTAGTGTTAGTACATGGATATCCAGATAATCAGGAAGTATGGGAGCCGATTATTGAGCAATTGGTTGATGACTATTATGTCGTTACTTACGATGTTCGTGGTGCAGGTTTGTCATCAATTCCAAAGCGTATTAAAGACTATCGATTACCGCGTTTATCTTTGGATTTGCAAGAAGTCGTTGATGAAGTGTTACCCAACCGCAATTTCCATATGGCAGCGCATGACTGGGGTTCTTTACAGTCTTGGGAATCAGCAACTGAACCTAAGTTAAAAGGCCGTTTACTATCTTATACAACAATCTCAGGTCCTTGCTTGGATCATGCTTCTTTATATTTGCGTGAAAAGTTTAAATCTGCACCAAGTAATGTACTGAAAATGCTGACTAAATCTTGGTATATTGGTGCTTTCCATTTGCCATTAGTTGCTCCAACCGTATGGACTTTCTTTAGTCCAGAAAAGTGGGGGAAGATTTTAAGTGGCTTAGAGAAAAAACAAAACTTGCCATTAAATGCAAATATTGTGTCAGATGGTAAATACGGTATTAATCTGTATCGTGCTAACTTTATTCCTTCACTGACTCAACCACGCCAACGCTATGCTCAATGTCCTGTACAGGCAATTGTATTAAAACGCGATGCATTTGTTAGCCCAGAGTACATTACAGAATCGATGCCAAAATGGGTTGAAAACTTTGAATATGTTGAACTTGATGCCAATCACTGGGCGGTTCTAAGTCAGCCAACCAAAATTGCTGAACTAATCCGTCATTTTGTAAAACGCCAGACTGTTTAA
- a CDS encoding Na+/H+ antiporter family protein, producing the protein MNAVVIAIAVMFILSLARVSVVLTLVISAIIGGLVAGLSLSQTVEAFNAGLGDGAEVALAYAVLGAFALALSKSGLPDLLAHKLIGLLGMEASKNQEKKVKYLLLTILLIAAIFSQNLIPVHIAFIPVLVPPLLKVMNHLKLDRRAAACVLTLGLVGTYIFLPVGFGAIFLEQILMGNINKIGAAYGLHVERGMMPMGMAIPVLGMVLGTLVAVFISYRKPREYVDRSISPVTSIDLDKPLRATTQAEYDLKVDAEELKHEAENVPYISKKTMLMALLAIGLTLVAQLYSGSMILGGLVGFAVLSASGIFKWQEADDVFVQGMRMMALVGFIMISAAGFASVMTHTGDIAHLVNGVVHIIGDNHALAAFLMLFIGLFVTIGIGSSFSSVPVLAVIYVPLCVQFGFSPLATIALIGTAAALGDAGSPASDSTLGPTAGLGVDGQHDHIWDTVVPTFIHFNIPLLIFGWIAAMVL; encoded by the coding sequence ATGAATGCTGTCGTAATTGCGATTGCCGTGATGTTTATTTTATCACTGGCACGCGTTTCTGTTGTTCTCACTTTGGTCATATCAGCCATTATTGGTGGTTTGGTTGCTGGACTGAGCCTTTCTCAAACTGTAGAAGCTTTTAATGCAGGATTGGGAGATGGTGCTGAAGTTGCTTTGGCTTATGCTGTTCTAGGTGCTTTTGCCTTAGCATTATCTAAATCTGGTTTACCAGATTTACTTGCACATAAATTGATTGGTTTATTAGGAATGGAAGCCAGTAAAAATCAAGAAAAAAAAGTGAAATATCTTTTATTAACGATTTTACTCATCGCTGCAATTTTTTCTCAAAATCTAATCCCAGTTCATATCGCTTTTATTCCTGTATTGGTTCCGCCATTGTTAAAAGTGATGAATCACCTCAAGCTTGATCGACGTGCGGCAGCATGTGTACTGACGTTGGGTTTAGTTGGAACATATATATTCTTACCTGTGGGCTTTGGTGCCATTTTCCTTGAACAAATTTTGATGGGAAATATCAATAAGATTGGGGCTGCATATGGTTTGCATGTAGAACGTGGCATGATGCCTATGGGCATGGCGATACCTGTTTTGGGTATGGTTTTAGGTACTTTAGTCGCTGTGTTTATTAGTTATCGTAAGCCGCGTGAATATGTTGATCGATCAATTTCACCTGTTACAAGCATTGATTTGGATAAACCACTACGAGCAACAACACAAGCTGAATATGACCTCAAGGTGGATGCTGAAGAGTTGAAGCATGAAGCTGAAAATGTACCTTATATTTCCAAAAAAACCATGCTCATGGCTTTACTTGCAATCGGTTTAACTTTAGTCGCACAGTTGTATTCAGGTTCGATGATTTTAGGTGGTCTTGTTGGTTTTGCTGTGTTATCCGCTTCTGGCATCTTTAAATGGCAAGAAGCCGATGATGTGTTTGTGCAAGGGATGCGGATGATGGCCTTAGTTGGTTTTATCATGATTTCTGCGGCAGGTTTTGCTTCAGTCATGACGCATACAGGCGACATTGCTCATCTAGTGAATGGAGTTGTACATATTATTGGTGATAATCATGCTTTAGCTGCGTTCTTGATGCTATTTATTGGCCTGTTTGTCACGATCGGTATTGGTTCATCTTTCTCAAGTGTGCCTGTGTTGGCAGTGATTTATGTGCCACTCTGCGTACAATTTGGATTCTCACCTTTAGCAACAATTGCATTGATTGGCACTGCTGCTGCATTAGGTGATGCAGGTTCGCCTGCTTCAGATTCAACATTAGGACCTACAGCAGGACTAGGTGTAGATGGTCAACATGATCACATTTGGGATACTGTAGTGCCAACATTTATACATTTTAATATCCCGCTACTTATTTTTGGCTGGATCGCAGCAATGGTTTTATAA
- a CDS encoding OmpW/AlkL family protein: MLKNVLVVALLGLSSTAFAGGFQVKVGGSVIAPTDETKIAGVGTLKGDNEFAFTPSVEYFFGDTPFSAELLLATPIAHDVLLNGEKVAKIKHLPPTITFKYNLKNSTGFTPYIGVGGSAFLAWDEQTTGGLTGKDLSVKEDFGFAGQIGFNFKPADAKNWGVFFDARYAQLSPEVKINGTKLTDLDINPMVYTLGYSYKF; this comes from the coding sequence ATGCTAAAAAATGTATTAGTTGTTGCATTATTGGGGTTATCATCAACTGCGTTTGCAGGTGGTTTTCAGGTTAAGGTCGGTGGTAGTGTTATTGCGCCAACAGATGAAACAAAAATTGCGGGTGTAGGTACCTTAAAAGGTGACAATGAGTTTGCTTTTACACCTTCAGTAGAATATTTCTTTGGTGATACGCCATTTTCAGCAGAGCTATTACTTGCAACACCTATTGCACATGATGTTTTGCTAAATGGTGAGAAAGTAGCGAAAATTAAGCATTTACCACCAACAATAACATTCAAATATAATTTGAAGAATTCAACAGGTTTTACACCTTATATCGGTGTTGGTGGCTCAGCATTTCTTGCTTGGGATGAACAAACAACAGGTGGATTGACTGGTAAAGATTTATCAGTCAAAGAAGATTTTGGTTTTGCAGGTCAAATTGGTTTTAATTTTAAACCTGCTGATGCAAAGAACTGGGGTGTTTTCTTTGACGCGCGTTACGCACAATTAAGCCCAGAAGTTAAAATTAATGGAACTAAGCTGACGGATTTAGATATTAATCCTATGGTCTATACCTTGGGTTATAGCTATAAGTTCTAA
- a CDS encoding lysozyme inhibitor LprI family protein, which yields MKKLLSSALFLMPLLILSQTHAASFPCKAAKLKSEQQICNDLGLNDADVKLATTYQIILHALPMGGRDAEKDKQFQWLKQRNSCAANTPCLRRAYAQRQQRLDQLLQTRILSQGPF from the coding sequence ATGAAAAAATTATTAAGCTCAGCATTATTTCTTATGCCATTACTCATTTTATCTCAAACCCATGCCGCTAGTTTCCCATGCAAAGCTGCAAAATTAAAATCGGAACAACAGATTTGTAACGATCTTGGTTTAAATGATGCAGATGTAAAACTGGCAACAACTTACCAGATTATTTTGCACGCACTCCCTATGGGAGGACGTGATGCAGAAAAAGATAAGCAATTCCAATGGTTGAAACAGCGTAATTCATGTGCAGCAAATACTCCCTGTCTTCGTCGTGCTTATGCGCAAAGACAACAGCGATTGGATCAACTTCTACAAACACGTATATTGAGCCAAGGACCATTCTAA
- the htpG gene encoding molecular chaperone HtpG gives MSEQVAQNYSFQAEVAQLLHLVTHSLYSNPEIFLRELISNASDACDKLRFEGINHPEYYENDADLHVRVSLDKENKTLTISDNGIGLSQQEAIENLGTIAKSGTKDFMSKLSGDQKADAQLIGQFGVGFYSGFIVADKITVESRRAGLETAEGVRWISGGTGEFEVQTIEKATRGTDIILHLRDDALDYLESWKVKQIINKYSDHISLPIEMQKEVWQEEEVAEGEEPKGGQMVKTDEWEAINSASALWTRNKSEITDEQYIEFYKNLSHDFAEPLAWAHNRVEGSTEYTQLLYIPSQAKQDLFTREAKAGIKLYVKRVFILDEADNLIPNYLRFVQGVVDSADLPLNVSRELLQESRDVKTIREGNARRVLTLLDGLAKSEDEKDQEKFKAFYTEFGSVLKEGLGEDTGNRERILKLLRYATSSNDEISTSFADYKARMKEGQKAIYYVTADNLTAAKNSPQLEVFKKKGIEVLLMADRVDEWAMNFVFEFDGTPLQNVSKGAVDLGDLQDAEEKKALEQAAEQFKPVVDRLTTSLKDKTKEVRVTTRLVDSPACLVTSEGELSPQLIRMLKQAGQAVPEIKPTLEINPEHPLVKKLESSAQFDDLANVIFDQAVIAEGGLPEDPAAYVKRINSLLLQ, from the coding sequence ATGAGTGAACAAGTCGCACAAAATTATAGTTTCCAAGCTGAAGTTGCTCAGTTATTACATTTGGTGACACATTCGCTGTATTCCAACCCAGAAATTTTCTTACGTGAACTGATTTCAAATGCTTCGGATGCTTGCGATAAGTTACGTTTTGAAGGGATTAATCACCCTGAATATTATGAAAATGATGCCGACTTGCATGTTCGTGTGAGCTTGGATAAAGAGAATAAAACACTCACGATTTCGGACAATGGTATTGGTTTAAGCCAGCAAGAGGCGATAGAGAATCTTGGTACGATTGCAAAATCGGGCACTAAAGATTTTATGTCAAAGTTAAGTGGTGATCAGAAAGCCGACGCACAGTTAATTGGTCAATTTGGGGTGGGTTTTTATTCTGGATTTATTGTAGCCGATAAAATTACGGTTGAATCACGCCGCGCTGGCTTAGAGACTGCTGAAGGTGTACGTTGGATCAGTGGCGGTACAGGTGAGTTCGAAGTTCAAACGATTGAGAAAGCAACCCGTGGTACCGATATCATCTTGCATTTACGTGATGATGCACTCGACTATTTAGAGTCGTGGAAAGTTAAACAAATCATTAATAAATATTCTGACCACATCAGTTTGCCAATCGAAATGCAAAAAGAAGTGTGGCAAGAGGAAGAAGTCGCTGAAGGTGAAGAACCGAAAGGCGGTCAAATGGTGAAGACGGATGAATGGGAAGCGATTAACTCAGCAAGTGCGTTATGGACACGTAATAAGAGTGAAATCACTGATGAGCAATACATCGAGTTTTATAAAAACCTGAGCCACGATTTTGCAGAGCCTTTGGCATGGGCGCATAACCGCGTGGAAGGTAGCACTGAATATACGCAATTATTGTATATCCCAAGTCAAGCCAAACAAGATCTGTTTACACGTGAAGCAAAAGCGGGCATCAAATTGTATGTGAAGCGTGTATTCATTTTGGATGAAGCAGACAACCTCATTCCAAACTATTTACGTTTTGTACAAGGCGTGGTCGATAGTGCTGATTTACCATTAAATGTCAGTCGTGAATTACTTCAAGAAAGCCGTGATGTAAAAACCATTCGTGAAGGTAATGCACGTCGTGTATTGACCTTACTGGATGGCTTGGCAAAATCGGAAGATGAAAAAGACCAAGAGAAATTCAAAGCTTTCTATACTGAATTTGGTTCGGTGTTAAAAGAAGGTTTAGGCGAAGATACGGGTAATCGTGAGCGTATCTTGAAATTATTGCGTTATGCAACTTCTAGCAATGATGAAATCTCGACTTCATTTGCCGACTATAAAGCACGTATGAAAGAAGGGCAGAAAGCGATTTACTATGTGACTGCTGATAATCTTACAGCCGCGAAAAATTCGCCACAACTTGAAGTATTCAAGAAAAAAGGTATTGAAGTATTGCTCATGGCAGATCGTGTTGATGAGTGGGCAATGAATTTTGTCTTTGAGTTTGATGGTACGCCACTACAAAACGTATCTAAAGGCGCTGTTGATCTTGGTGACTTGCAGGATGCTGAAGAGAAAAAGGCTTTAGAACAAGCGGCTGAGCAGTTCAAGCCTGTGGTGGACCGCTTAACGACATCGTTAAAAGACAAAACCAAAGAAGTGCGTGTTACGACGCGTTTAGTTGATTCACCAGCATGTTTGGTAACGAGTGAGGGTGAACTTTCTCCGCAACTGATCCGTATGCTGAAACAAGCAGGACAGGCTGTGCCAGAAATCAAGCCGACTTTAGAGATCAATCCAGAACATCCATTGGTGAAAAAATTAGAAAGCTCTGCACAGTTTGATGATCTTGCGAATGTGATCTTTGATCAGGCGGTAATTGCTGAAGGTGGCTTACCAGAAGATCCAGCAGCCTATGTAAAACGTATCAACAGCTTGTTATTACAATAA
- a CDS encoding selenocysteine synthase: protein MNHRYAILVYVLIIGNLYLAYLLLPFFPFLIPINRHHTHLAHQSFLQPHSQVHHILKCTAMITDETYAVSNDQQLADELMQVFGHDTLWQRAQQTQPPKKLGKNTKHNAHKTIPTPNPLSASWSTISNLLPFHNDLDLGSNSDTDIYVQFLAKKNWILHSGLRLNTTQIFRYGSSSKNYAETYLDLTQKFQQQAQISTQFNFSKTQDSEYVWSNRTFQKLNLLSQNNLTYGILSTGDYENKALRVNEWGPYFSWKRPIWHNWVFMQNDINYVNMPTSEQGYSFNYQMKFEAQF, encoded by the coding sequence ATGAATCATCGATACGCCATACTTGTGTATGTTTTGATTATAGGAAATCTATATTTAGCTTACCTACTGCTCCCCTTTTTTCCTTTTTTGATCCCAATCAATAGACATCATACGCATCTTGCTCATCAATCTTTTTTACAGCCACATTCGCAAGTACATCATATTTTAAAATGTACGGCTATGATTACAGATGAAACTTATGCAGTCAGCAATGATCAACAACTTGCCGATGAACTTATGCAGGTTTTTGGTCATGACACTTTATGGCAACGTGCTCAACAAACTCAACCGCCTAAAAAACTAGGCAAAAATACCAAGCACAATGCCCACAAAACAATTCCCACGCCGAATCCACTCAGCGCAAGTTGGTCAACCATTTCTAATCTATTGCCCTTTCATAATGATCTAGATTTAGGATCAAATTCAGATACAGATATTTATGTCCAATTTCTAGCAAAGAAAAACTGGATCTTGCATTCAGGGCTACGGCTCAATACAACTCAAATCTTTCGTTACGGTTCAAGCAGTAAAAACTATGCGGAAACCTACTTAGATTTAACCCAAAAATTTCAGCAACAAGCACAAATTTCCACGCAATTTAACTTTTCTAAAACTCAAGACTCAGAATATGTATGGAGTAATCGCACTTTTCAGAAATTAAATCTATTATCTCAAAACAATCTCACCTATGGAATTTTGAGTACAGGTGATTATGAAAACAAGGCGCTTCGTGTGAATGAGTGGGGGCCATATTTTTCTTGGAAAAGACCAATTTGGCATAATTGGGTCTTTATGCAAAATGACATTAATTATGTAAACATGCCAACGAGTGAACAAGGATATTCTTTCAACTATCAAATGAAGTTTGAAGCACAGTTTTGA
- a CDS encoding DsbA family oxidoreductase → MRVDIWSDVVCPFCYIGKKRLEHIAEQAGIELDIHWHSFELDPDAPAKHETSNTERLAKKYGRSFAEMEEMERNVAAMAAVEGIDFQWQKANSGNSFNAHRIIHLAQSKGLGNEAKEAFFHAYMTEGLAIGEREVVEEIASRIGLDHAEVEYVLDSDELADFVRHDEKIAREQLNVTGVPFFVFDQKLALSGAQPREIFLQALQQAQSASTQEIEQTNAAQCNDDQCDIHP, encoded by the coding sequence ATGCGCGTAGATATTTGGTCAGATGTGGTTTGCCCTTTTTGTTATATTGGGAAAAAGCGTCTTGAACATATTGCTGAACAAGCAGGAATTGAGCTTGATATTCATTGGCATAGCTTTGAACTCGATCCAGATGCTCCAGCTAAACACGAGACTTCAAATACGGAGCGCTTAGCAAAGAAATATGGGCGTAGCTTTGCTGAAATGGAAGAAATGGAACGTAATGTCGCTGCTATGGCAGCAGTTGAAGGCATCGACTTCCAATGGCAAAAAGCCAATTCAGGCAATAGTTTTAATGCTCATCGGATCATTCATCTTGCTCAAAGTAAAGGCTTAGGTAACGAAGCAAAAGAAGCCTTTTTTCATGCTTATATGACTGAAGGTCTTGCAATTGGTGAACGTGAAGTGGTTGAAGAAATCGCTTCACGGATTGGTCTAGACCATGCTGAGGTTGAGTATGTGCTGGATTCAGATGAGTTGGCAGATTTTGTGCGTCACGATGAAAAAATTGCACGTGAGCAATTGAATGTTACTGGCGTGCCTTTTTTTGTCTTTGATCAAAAACTAGCACTTTCAGGTGCACAACCGCGTGAGATTTTCTTACAAGCATTACAACAAGCTCAATCAGCATCTACACAAGAAATCGAGCAAACCAATGCAGCTCAATGTAACGATGATCAGTGTGACATTCATCCCTAA
- a CDS encoding PH domain-containing protein has protein sequence MFKNMAADLMGTSDIGKIIEPRDYDKTDIDDYIFHEDNEKIFFLIKAKTDEYCFTNTAFIHLDGTSAVSKKRTLNRYPYKHYQISRVLLETAGTIDRDVEIKFQLGGASYSIDIEKSQIEKVRDLYKALFSIGEACKEIERQINSLVITQQAVNNMFSLRELPEQVLLNLPDIISQTTIQVENKFTERRKQIENYDFSAIFERYLKQ, from the coding sequence ATGTTTAAAAATATGGCAGCTGATCTAATGGGAACCAGTGATATCGGTAAGATTATTGAACCTAGAGATTATGATAAGACGGATATTGATGACTATATTTTCCATGAAGACAATGAAAAAATTTTCTTTTTGATCAAAGCAAAAACCGACGAATACTGCTTTACCAATACCGCTTTCATTCATCTAGATGGTACAAGTGCGGTCAGCAAAAAACGGACGTTGAATCGCTATCCATATAAACACTATCAGATTAGTCGGGTGCTTCTAGAAACAGCAGGTACAATTGATCGGGACGTCGAAATCAAATTCCAACTTGGTGGTGCAAGTTATTCAATTGATATTGAAAAATCACAAATCGAAAAGGTACGAGATTTATATAAAGCTCTATTTAGTATTGGGGAAGCATGCAAAGAAATTGAACGTCAAATAAATTCGCTAGTCATCACTCAACAAGCTGTGAATAACATGTTTTCTCTGCGTGAATTACCAGAACAAGTGTTGTTAAACCTCCCTGATATTATTTCTCAGACCACCATTCAAGTTGAAAATAAGTTTACTGAACGTCGTAAACAAATTGAGAACTATGATTTCTCTGCAATTTTTGAGCGTTACCTAAAACAATAA
- the drt2 gene encoding antiviral reverse transcriptase Drt2, producing MTNIDIDFFHNRQRKYLHFDYPMQPKKVYDYVTNPKNIEKHAFHPFIHFELTSRKIKKDKTKIIKIKGQKDRYAIVKCPQKIRPIKYSSHIDGHIYAYYAALLTPNYEKLIQESNLSENILAFRKLPNSPNNIHFAKKIFDEIRERRDCVALCFDIKKFFDELDHQILKEAWLRILETDYLPKDHYQVYKSITKFSYVNKKDVYSILELSINKNHRDLKKLCSSHDFRNKIRKNKLIIKEDKTKGIPQGSAISAFLSNIYMFDFDKNINSYLSKLNASYYRYCDDILILCDLDLGMKIHLETKKMISKLKVQIHPEKTKLVYFKNGLHVYDKPHMSREPLQYLGFTYNGKKILLRDAGLIQYQYKASKAIRMTNKKLLKINNSRIKRGEEPLERHKKHIYRRFSFIGKRNYISYALRAASIMNEPAIKRQIKPHWSKIQMHIKKHNELNKEYHLLESTPKK from the coding sequence ATGACAAATATAGATATAGATTTCTTTCATAATCGGCAGAGAAAATATTTGCATTTTGATTACCCAATGCAGCCTAAAAAAGTTTATGACTATGTAACTAATCCTAAAAATATTGAAAAGCATGCTTTCCACCCATTTATACATTTTGAACTTACATCAAGAAAAATCAAAAAAGATAAGACCAAAATTATTAAGATAAAAGGTCAGAAAGATAGATATGCTATTGTTAAATGTCCCCAAAAAATTAGACCTATCAAATATTCTTCTCATATAGATGGTCATATATATGCTTATTATGCGGCATTGCTTACACCAAATTATGAAAAATTAATTCAAGAGTCTAATCTATCAGAAAATATTTTGGCTTTTAGAAAACTACCAAATTCACCAAATAACATTCATTTTGCCAAAAAAATTTTTGATGAAATAAGGGAAAGAAGAGACTGCGTCGCTTTATGTTTTGATATTAAAAAATTTTTCGATGAACTTGATCATCAAATCTTAAAAGAAGCTTGGCTTAGAATATTAGAAACCGATTATTTACCTAAAGACCATTATCAAGTTTATAAATCAATCACAAAATTTTCTTATGTAAATAAAAAAGATGTTTATAGCATTTTAGAGTTATCCATTAATAAAAATCATAGAGATTTAAAAAAATTATGCTCTAGCCATGATTTTAGAAATAAAATTAGGAAAAATAAATTAATTATCAAAGAAGATAAAACTAAAGGAATTCCTCAAGGTTCTGCTATAAGCGCATTCCTATCAAACATCTACATGTTTGATTTTGATAAAAATATTAACAGTTATCTATCAAAACTTAATGCATCATATTACAGATATTGTGATGATATTCTAATATTATGTGACTTAGACCTAGGCATGAAAATCCACTTAGAAACAAAAAAAATGATTAGCAAATTAAAGGTTCAAATTCATCCCGAAAAAACTAAGTTAGTTTATTTTAAAAATGGTTTACATGTTTATGATAAACCACATATGAGTAGAGAGCCACTTCAATATCTCGGCTTTACTTATAATGGTAAAAAAATTCTACTACGTGATGCTGGTTTAATCCAATATCAATACAAAGCCTCAAAAGCCATTCGAATGACTAATAAGAAATTATTAAAGATCAATAATTCGAGAATTAAAAGAGGTGAAGAACCGTTAGAAAGGCATAAAAAACATATCTACAGGCGGTTTTCATTTATTGGGAAAAGAAATTATATTAGCTATGCCCTAAGAGCAGCATCCATTATGAATGAACCTGCTATAAAAAGACAAATCAAGCCTCACTGGTCTAAAATTCAAATGCATATAAAGAAGCATAATGAACTCAATAAAGAATATCATCTTTTAGAATCTACTCCTAAAAAATAA